The region GTTTCACGTACACGGGACTCGGCAATTTCCTGTGCCCTGCCATACATACGTTTGGCCAGCTCATCCAGACTGCCCTTGGTGGCTTCTAATGCATCGGCAAATTCAGTCGGCAGCTCCACCCAGTGGGATACTACCTGCCCTTCCAAAGCCGTTTTCTGGCTTTCTTCCCAGATGGTTTTGATTCGGGCTGGATTGCCACCTCCCAGAATGTTGCGGATGGCAAAAGGTGTGACCCGTTTCTTATCCGCCAGCAATTGCATCCCTGCTTCGATGATCTGTTCGTTGGTGTAGGTGGCTGGCTTCATGTGGGTCACTCCTGATTTGTCTGTCAACCATTATATATTAACTTTACTTACATAACAAACTAACTTAACATACTTACTTAATAAAACAGCGACGACCATGAAGCCATGTATACAAGCAACCTCTGGGTACATCCTGAAAAGCGGCGTTATTACCGGGCATCCGTGTATAAGGATTTGCTGGGGCATTGGGTAATGGTCAGGGATTGGGGGTCACTGGATACGAAACTGGGTGGTACAAAGATCGAATTGCTGGATGGTTTCGGGCAAGGGAAGGCGCAACTGGAGGCTGTTGGCAAGCGGCGGGCAAACCACCGTTATCGGCTGGTGGAAACTGATGGTATCGGCCTTGGTGTTTGTTGATTGCCTAATATGTAAGCAATGCGTGATATATTACTGTTTTATTGGGGCGGTTCCCGGTTAGGGCGTCGTTTATACACGGCGTTATCCACAGATTCTGTGGATAGGTTATGGCTAATAAAAGCAACTCCGCAGTTTTCCAGTTATTGCAGTGCCTGTTGCCTCTGGCAAAGTAATTGCCGGACATTTACCGGGATACCTTGCCGGAACTGCAAACAGAAGCTGGAACAGCTCGAAGGCTGCACCCGTGCAATCGTTGATTTGGCATCGGCCAGTGCTGATGTGGAGGGCAATGTTGTCCCCCAACAGGTCATCGACACGCTGACGGCTGCCGGATACCCCACCACCTTGCTAGAAGGCTAACCGCCCCGAGGTTTCCCCATGTCAACCCATCCCCCCATCCCCCCATCCGCTTGTCCATTACCGGCATGATGTGTGCCGGTTGCGTCAGCAGCGTGGAAACTGCCTTGCAGTCCGTCGCGGGCGTGACGCAAGCCAATGTCAACCTTGCCGAACGCACCGCGCAGGTCTTGGGTAAAGTTGACCCCGCAGCCCTGGTGCAGGCCGTCAAGGCAGCCGGTTACACCGCAGCCATCATGCAGGGCCGCGCTGCCGAACAGGAAAAGGAAGCGCATGAACAGGCGCAATACCAACGCCTGTGGCGCAGGGTCTGGGTGGCTGGTATTCCGGCAGCAGCCCTGTTCATCGGTGACATGCTGCTGCACGTATTACCGGGCATGGAAGGCTCAGGCCGCTGGTTCTGGCTGAGCACAGGGCTGGTGACGCTGGCAGTGATGGTGTATTCCGGTGGGCATTTCTTCACAGGTGCGTGGCAACAACTCAAGCACCGTAACAGCAATATGGATACCCTGATTGCCCTCGGCACGGGAACAGCGTGGCTGTACTCGATGCTGGTGGTGCTGTTTCCCGCCGCTATCCCCTCACTGGCACGGCACGCCTACTTTGAGGCCGCGCTGGTGATCATCGCCCTGGTCAGTTTCGGCAATGCGCTGGAAATGCGGGCACGCGGGCGTACTTCCGCCGCCATCAAAAGCCTGATGAAACTGCAACCGCCCATTGCCCACGTCATCCGCAACGGGCAGGAACTGGATTTGCCGCTGGAAGAGGTCGGGCTGGAAGAAACCTTGCGGGTACGGGCGGGTGAAACGGTTCCGCTGGATGGCAAGCTGCTGCAAGGCCAGTCACATGTGGACGAATCCATGCTCACCGGGGAATCAGTGCCGGTTACCAAGAACGCGGGCGATACCCTCACAGGCGGGACGCTCAACGGTTCGGGCAGTTTCCTGATGCAAGTCAGCCATATTGGGGCGGATACAGTGCTGGCACAGATTATTGCCATGATTCGTCAGGCGCAAAGCTCCAAACCGGCGATTGCGCGGCTAGTGGACAAAGTGGCTTCCGTGTTTGTGCCGGTGGTGGTATCCATTGCCATTGTGACTTTCATGCTCTGGTACTGGCTGGGTCCTGAACCGTCCTTGAGCTATGCCATCGTCACCTCCATGACGGTGCTGGTGATTGCCTGCCCGTGTGCACTGGGGCTGGCAACCCCGATTTCGATCATCGCCGGGGTCGGCAAGGCGGCACAATCCGGTATCCTGATCCGCAATGGTGAAGCACTGCAACAGGCTGCCAAACTGGATACGGTGGTACTGGACAAGACAGGCACGATTACCCAAGGCAAGCCTACCTTGAACCTGACCCATGCTGCTGCCGGACAGGATGCCGACCACCTGTTACAGCTTGCCGCGAGCCTTGAACGCGGTTCAGAACACCCCTTGGGTGCAGCTATCCGTGAAGCTGCCAAAGCCAAAGGGTTGGCAGATGTGCCCGTGGCTAACTTTACCGCCATCGTTGGACACGGCGCACAGGCGGTGCTGGACGGGCAAACCTGGTACATCGGCAACACCCGTCTGATGACCCGGCAAGGTCTGGCGTTGGATGCTTGGCAAGACCGGTTAAAGGCGTTGGATGCACAGGGGCAAACCCCGGTGTTTCTGGCGGACAGCCAACAGGTTGTGGCACTGTTCGGTATTGCGGATGCCATCAAGCCTGATGCGGCAGCGAGTATTCACGCCCTGCAACAACAGGGGCTGGACGTGATCATGCTGACTGGCGACCGTCGTGAGGTGGCGGAACACATTGCCCAGCAAGTGGGTATCCGTAGTGTCTATGCAGAAGTGTTACCCGCCGACAAATTGCAGCTTATTGGGACATTGCAAGCCCAAGGGCGCAAAGTGGCGATGGTCGGGGATGGTGTCAACGATGCCCCGGCACTGGCACAAGCAGACGTAGGCATTGCCATTGGTGCAGGGACGGATGCGGCGATTGCTGCCGCTGACATCACGCTGGTGGGGCATTCCCTGCGTGGCATCAGCCATGCCATTGCCGTTTCCAAAGCCACAGTACGCACAATCTGGCAAAATCTGTTTGGGGCGTTTATCTACAACGTACTGGGTATCCCGGTGGCTGCCGGACTGCTGTACCCGTTTACCGGATTGTTGCTTGACCCCATGATTGCGGGGTTGGCAATGGCATTGTCGTCGGTAACGGTTGTGGCTAATGCTAATCGGTTGGCAAGGCTGAAATAACCATCTACAGCAACACCACCCCAAACCGCCTCATCATCAAGGCAAATACTCCGAAGCAAACGATGGTCAACACCGCCGATACGAACAGTGTCAGCCAAAATCCCAGCCGAGGTAACAGTATTGGAAACACCAGAAACATCGGCAGCGTTGGCACGACATACCAGAACGTGTACCATGCATGATTGGCAATTTTGGTGGCAGGTTGGTTTTCAAGGTATAACCACACCAAGGTCAACAGGGTAATCGGGTAGCCGGAGGTTTCTAACCCCCAGCCCCCACACCACCCTGCGTGCGGCTCCGCACAGGGCGGTTCATCAGCCGTTGGGATAACGGCACTTGACCCATTGATCCTTGAGCGACACTAACCCTTGTTCCTTCAGCCAGCGATTCGACAGCCCCATTTGCATGGCCTTGGTCTTTG is a window of Thiothrix subterranea DNA encoding:
- a CDS encoding heavy metal translocating P-type ATPase; translation: MMCAGCVSSVETALQSVAGVTQANVNLAERTAQVLGKVDPAALVQAVKAAGYTAAIMQGRAAEQEKEAHEQAQYQRLWRRVWVAGIPAAALFIGDMLLHVLPGMEGSGRWFWLSTGLVTLAVMVYSGGHFFTGAWQQLKHRNSNMDTLIALGTGTAWLYSMLVVLFPAAIPSLARHAYFEAALVIIALVSFGNALEMRARGRTSAAIKSLMKLQPPIAHVIRNGQELDLPLEEVGLEETLRVRAGETVPLDGKLLQGQSHVDESMLTGESVPVTKNAGDTLTGGTLNGSGSFLMQVSHIGADTVLAQIIAMIRQAQSSKPAIARLVDKVASVFVPVVVSIAIVTFMLWYWLGPEPSLSYAIVTSMTVLVIACPCALGLATPISIIAGVGKAAQSGILIRNGEALQQAAKLDTVVLDKTGTITQGKPTLNLTHAAAGQDADHLLQLAASLERGSEHPLGAAIREAAKAKGLADVPVANFTAIVGHGAQAVLDGQTWYIGNTRLMTRQGLALDAWQDRLKALDAQGQTPVFLADSQQVVALFGIADAIKPDAAASIHALQQQGLDVIMLTGDRREVAEHIAQQVGIRSVYAEVLPADKLQLIGTLQAQGRKVAMVGDGVNDAPALAQADVGIAIGAGTDAAIAAADITLVGHSLRGISHAIAVSKATVRTIWQNLFGAFIYNVLGIPVAAGLLYPFTGLLLDPMIAGLAMALSSVTVVANANRLARLK